The genomic window TAAGTAGATCGCGAATAAGAAGTAGAATTAGGGATGGGTCGTCCCGCACGACAGATCGAGATCAGCGAAGCCGCCGACCAACAGCTCCATGCACTGGAGTTCAATGTGCATGTCCACCCGAAAGTGCGATTCCGTGCGACCCTACTCCGCCTGCACCGCGCGGGATGGACCGTCGCACAACTCGCGCAGCACTTTGAACGAAATCCTCAAGCAGTCCACAACGATCTCACCCGGTTTGAACAGCACGGTGTGGCGGGGCTTGCCGATGGGCAAGCCCCAGGGAAGCCATTGCTGGTCACACCGCAGATGGAACAGTTCCTGCGCGAGAAACTGCGTGAAGATCGCTTCTGGACGGCCGCCCTGTTGTGTCAGGCAGTGGCTGAACAGTTCCACGTGCGGGTCAGCCCACGGACTATGACCCAGCATCTGCACCGTCTCGGCTACACCTGGAAGCGGGCGAGGTACTCGCCCGCCAAAACCCTGGAGCCGGCGGTGCAGCACGAACACGCCGCGTCCATCGAGACGTTAAAAAGGGGGCATTGGACGGCAAACTCCGCTTAAGCTTTCTGGATCAGACCGGATTGGGTCTGATGCTCTCGATCGGTGCGACCTGGACGCCTCGGGGCTCGGGCTGTCAGTTTGAGATCCCCACGCGGTGGGGATCGAACGGCCGGATCAACCTGATGGGCTGTCTCACCCTCGACAGCGCCGTGACCCGTTTGGACGTGCGGGAACTGAACGGGAACTGCACCGGCGAACAGGTCATTGAATTTCTCGACACCTTCGCCCAGCGCTGTGATCCACAGCGCTGGACCGTCGTCGTTCTGGACAATGCGCCCTTTCACAAGGGCGCAGCGCTGCGTCAGCGAATCCCGCACTGGGAGAC from Deinococcus radiopugnans ATCC 19172 includes these protein-coding regions:
- a CDS encoding IS630 family transposase translates to MDGKLRLSFLDQTGLGLMLSIGATWTPRGSGCQFEIPTRWGSNGRINLMGCLTLDSAVTRLDVRELNGNCTGEQVIEFLDTFAQRCDPQRWTVVVLDNAPFHKGAALRQRIPHWETLGLYLRYLPPYAPMLNLIEAVWRRLKGFLLPRRCYDTVAELRKALYAALT
- a CDS encoding winged helix-turn-helix domain-containing protein, whose product is MGRPARQIEISEAADQQLHALEFNVHVHPKVRFRATLLRLHRAGWTVAQLAQHFERNPQAVHNDLTRFEQHGVAGLADGQAPGKPLLVTPQMEQFLREKLREDRFWTAALLCQAVAEQFHVRVSPRTMTQHLHRLGYTWKRARYSPAKTLEPAVQHEHAASIETLKRGHWTANSA